A genome region from Rhodopseudomonas boonkerdii includes the following:
- a CDS encoding MraY family glycosyltransferase, producing the protein MSSTELIVLSAALAAAVLARLCIQAIHPLLIRYALARPNARSSHKIPTPQGAGIAVIAATLFVAGVAIAWFAAITAMLWVLFAATIVIAVVGAADDLRPLPVAPRFALQALCVAATLSALPADLQILPVLPLWLERAALLIGGLWFVNLTNFMDGLDWITVAEIVPVTATLALMGLSGALSLPAALMAAALCGAMLGFAPFNRPVAKMFLGDVGSLPIGLLLAWCLLQLAFAGHLVAAVLLPLYYLCDATVTLLRRMARSEPFWLAHRSHFYQRATDNGFTVIEVSGNILALNVVLAALAGLSIYLESAPASIGLLIVGIGATAALLRRFATPRT; encoded by the coding sequence ATGTCGTCAACCGAACTGATCGTTTTGTCCGCCGCGCTGGCCGCCGCCGTTCTCGCGCGCCTTTGCATCCAGGCCATCCATCCGCTGCTGATCCGCTACGCACTGGCCCGGCCGAATGCCCGTTCCTCCCACAAGATACCGACGCCGCAGGGCGCCGGCATCGCCGTGATTGCAGCGACGTTGTTCGTGGCAGGGGTTGCGATCGCCTGGTTCGCTGCCATTACGGCGATGCTCTGGGTGCTGTTCGCAGCGACAATCGTCATAGCCGTTGTCGGAGCCGCGGACGATTTGCGGCCGCTGCCCGTCGCACCGCGCTTCGCGCTGCAGGCTTTGTGCGTCGCTGCCACGCTCTCGGCATTGCCGGCCGATCTGCAGATCCTGCCAGTCCTGCCGCTATGGCTCGAACGCGCGGCACTGCTGATCGGCGGATTGTGGTTCGTCAACCTCACCAATTTCATGGACGGTCTCGACTGGATTACCGTTGCCGAAATCGTCCCGGTCACAGCGACCCTGGCTCTCATGGGCCTGTCCGGCGCGCTCTCTCTCCCGGCTGCGCTGATGGCTGCCGCCCTTTGCGGCGCGATGCTGGGCTTTGCTCCCTTCAACAGGCCGGTCGCCAAGATGTTTCTCGGCGATGTCGGCAGCCTGCCCATCGGTCTCCTGCTCGCCTGGTGCCTGCTCCAGCTCGCTTTCGCTGGGCATCTCGTAGCAGCCGTGCTGCTGCCGCTGTACTATCTTTGCGATGCGACCGTGACTCTGCTGCGACGAATGGCGCGAAGCGAGCCGTTCTGGCTCGCCCACCGCTCGCATTTCTACCAGCGGGCAACCGACAACGGCTTTACCGTGATCGAGGTGTCAGGAAATATCCTTGCGTTAAACGTCGTTCTGGCCGCACTGGCGGGACTGTCGATCTATCTCGAGTCTGCACCGGCCAGCATCGGGTTGCTCATTGTCGGCATCGGTGCGACAGCGGCCTTGCTGCGGCGGTTTGCGACACCGCGCACCTAG
- the rfaE1 gene encoding D-glycero-beta-D-manno-heptose-7-phosphate kinase yields MFDFDALSHLLPKQTVLCIGDLMLDEFVYGEVSRISPEAPAPVIAAQRSEIVIGGAGNVARNIAALGARCIFVGLIGADDAAETLKRHLAQESGIEALLVIDASRPTTRKVRFVSEHFSTHMLRADWELARPASAEIEKQLLDVILPQIVRADIVLLSDYAKGVLTARVIRNVIDAAKKFGKRVIVDPKSANFAIYRGATLLTPNRKEFAEATRSRADTEINIAAAQEAMILADCAAMLVTQSEHGMTLVARDGEAIHVPAMSAKVRDVSGAGDTVAAMLAVALAVGADWETVLRLAAAAAAVAVGKQGTAVVLPQELRRKVLPHATLAAEDKIVAAEDLAARLDGWRQEQLRVGFTNGCFDILHPGHVKVLTAARATCDRLIVGLNSDSSVKRLKGPDRPVQDERARAEVLAALEAVDLVVIFDEDTPIRLIETILPSTLVKGGDYTREQVVGHEIVAANGGEVVIVDILQGHSTTSLVERARSGKS; encoded by the coding sequence ATGTTCGACTTTGACGCCCTGTCCCATTTGCTTCCGAAGCAGACGGTGCTCTGCATCGGCGATCTCATGCTGGACGAATTCGTCTATGGCGAGGTGTCGCGCATCTCGCCGGAAGCGCCGGCACCGGTGATTGCCGCGCAGCGCAGCGAGATCGTGATCGGCGGCGCGGGTAATGTGGCGCGCAATATCGCGGCGCTCGGTGCCCGCTGCATTTTCGTCGGCCTGATCGGCGCTGACGACGCGGCGGAGACGCTGAAGCGGCATCTCGCGCAGGAGAGTGGCATCGAGGCGCTGCTGGTAATCGATGCCTCGCGCCCGACCACACGAAAAGTGCGTTTTGTCTCCGAGCATTTCTCGACCCATATGCTGCGCGCCGACTGGGAGCTGGCGAGGCCGGCCTCAGCCGAGATCGAGAAGCAATTGCTCGACGTCATCCTGCCGCAGATCGTCCGTGCCGATATCGTGCTGCTGTCGGATTATGCCAAGGGCGTGCTGACTGCGCGGGTGATCCGCAATGTGATCGACGCAGCGAAGAAATTCGGAAAGCGCGTGATCGTCGATCCGAAGAGCGCGAATTTCGCCATCTATCGCGGCGCCACGCTGCTGACGCCAAACCGCAAGGAATTTGCCGAGGCCACTCGCAGCCGTGCCGATACCGAGATCAATATTGCCGCAGCCCAGGAGGCGATGATCCTCGCCGATTGCGCCGCCATGCTGGTGACCCAGAGCGAGCACGGCATGACACTGGTTGCGCGCGATGGCGAGGCGATTCATGTGCCGGCCATGTCGGCGAAAGTACGCGACGTTTCCGGCGCCGGCGACACCGTCGCAGCGATGCTGGCTGTTGCACTCGCGGTCGGGGCGGATTGGGAAACGGTGCTCCGCCTCGCGGCGGCGGCCGCCGCCGTGGCCGTCGGCAAGCAGGGGACGGCGGTCGTCCTGCCGCAGGAGCTGCGTCGCAAGGTGCTGCCGCATGCGACTTTGGCGGCCGAAGACAAGATCGTCGCCGCGGAAGATCTCGCAGCCCGGCTCGATGGCTGGCGTCAGGAACAGTTGCGGGTCGGTTTCACCAATGGCTGTTTCGATATCCTGCATCCCGGCCACGTCAAGGTGTTGACCGCAGCGCGCGCGACCTGCGACCGCCTCATCGTCGGCCTCAACAGCGACTCGTCGGTGAAGCGCCTCAAGGGGCCAGATCGTCCCGTTCAGGACGAGCGCGCCCGTGCCGAAGTGCTGGCGGCGCTGGAGGCGGTGGATCTTGTTGTCATCTTCGACGAAGACACGCCGATCAGGCTGATAGAGACGATCTTGCCCTCGACTTTGGTGAAGGGCGGCGACTACACCCGTGAACAGGTGGTCGGCCACGAGATCGTCGCCGCGAATGGCGGCGAGGTGGTCATCGTCGATATCCTGCAGGGGCACAGCACAACCTCGCTGGTCGAACGGGCGCGCAGCGGGAAGTCATGA
- the rfaD gene encoding ADP-glyceromanno-heptose 6-epimerase, with product MLLVTGGAGFIGSNVVAALNDAGRADVAVSDFLGHDGKWRNLAKRQLADVVPPGELMEWLKGRRLDAVIHMGAISETTATDGDLVVETNFRLSMRLLDWCTTNGVPLIYASSAATYGDGAQGFRDADTVSELKTLRPMNLYGWSKHLFDLAVAERAARGEPMPPQWVGLKFFNVFGPNEYHKGGMMSVLTRRFDDIKGGRGIQLFKSHREGIADGDQRRDFIYVEDVVRVILWLLATPRVSGIYNVGTGTARSFKDLMLAAYAALGTAPDIDYIDMPEQIRDSYQYFTQSEADRLRAAGYNGGFTRLEDAVMHYVTHYLDMPDRFR from the coding sequence ATGCTGCTGGTAACCGGAGGGGCCGGTTTTATTGGATCGAATGTGGTGGCGGCGCTGAATGACGCCGGCCGCGCCGATGTCGCCGTGTCCGATTTTCTCGGCCATGACGGCAAATGGCGGAACCTGGCCAAACGGCAGCTTGCCGACGTGGTGCCGCCGGGCGAGCTGATGGAGTGGCTCAAGGGCCGCCGGCTCGACGCTGTCATCCATATGGGAGCGATCTCCGAGACCACGGCGACAGACGGCGACCTCGTCGTCGAGACCAATTTCCGCCTCTCCATGCGGTTGCTCGACTGGTGCACCACCAACGGCGTGCCGTTGATCTATGCGTCATCCGCGGCGACCTATGGCGATGGGGCACAGGGCTTTCGCGATGCGGACACCGTGTCCGAGCTGAAGACGCTGCGCCCGATGAACCTTTACGGCTGGAGCAAGCACCTGTTCGACCTTGCGGTGGCCGAGCGCGCTGCCCGCGGCGAGCCGATGCCGCCGCAATGGGTGGGCCTGAAATTCTTCAATGTGTTCGGGCCCAACGAGTATCACAAGGGCGGCATGATGAGCGTGCTGACCCGGCGCTTCGACGATATCAAGGGCGGCCGCGGCATCCAGCTGTTCAAGTCGCATCGCGAGGGCATTGCGGATGGCGATCAGCGCCGCGACTTCATCTATGTCGAGGATGTCGTCCGCGTCATCCTGTGGCTGCTGGCAACGCCTCGTGTCAGTGGCATCTACAATGTCGGCACCGGCACGGCGCGCAGCTTCAAGGATCTGATGCTGGCCGCCTATGCGGCGCTCGGCACCGCGCCTGATATCGATTATATCGATATGCCCGAACAGATTCGCGACAGCTATCAGTATTTCACGCAGAGCGAGGCCGATCGGCTGCGCGCCGCCGGCTATAATGGTGGTTTCACCCGTCTGGAGGATGCGGTGATGCATTATGTGACGCACTATCTCGATATGCCCGATCGCTTTCGCTGA
- a CDS encoding polysaccharide biosynthesis protein yields the protein MTRISSFTIRNWVIAVHDAIVTAAAVVLAFVLRFDGENLLDRLPLLLTILPYFVIFSFLVCYVFNLTTTKWRFISLPDLLNIIKASTVLTGALLVLDYIFLAPNVYGTFFLGKTTIIIYWFLEIFFLSGSRLAYRYFRYSRTRNKARATDAAPALLIGRAADAEVFLRGIESGAVKRMWPVGILSPALSDRGQTIRGVPVLGGLDDLSNVIDDFKHRQRSIERVVMTPSAFEDEAQPESILIRSRKLGLAVSRIPTLEESRDIPQLAPVAVEDLLLRPSVKIDYARLESFVRGKAVIVTGGGGSIGFEICDRVVTFGAARLLIIENSEPALHAALEKLAAKVTSAVIEGRIADIRDRKRIHQLMEVFKPDVVFHAAALKHVPILERDWGEGVKTNIFGSVNVADAALTSGAEAMVMISTDKAIEPVSMLGLTKRFAEMYCQALDGDVAASAVGKPRMRLISVRFGNVLASNGSVVPKFKAQIEAGGPVTVTHPDMVRYFMTIREACDLVVTAATHAKNAQHSDASVYVLSMGQPVKIVDLADRMIRLSGLQPGYDIDIVFTGVRPGERMHEILFAEQEPTAEIGLAGIMAAKPKELPLDVLNAWLATLRTAIDANQHDVVVAILKDAVPEYRVPAE from the coding sequence ATGACGCGTATTTCGAGCTTCACCATCCGCAATTGGGTCATTGCGGTCCATGATGCCATCGTCACTGCCGCAGCGGTGGTGCTGGCCTTCGTGCTGCGCTTCGATGGCGAGAACCTGCTGGACCGCCTGCCCTTGCTGCTGACGATCCTGCCCTATTTCGTCATCTTCAGCTTTCTTGTCTGTTACGTCTTCAACCTGACGACGACGAAGTGGCGCTTCATCTCGCTGCCGGATCTACTCAATATCATCAAGGCCTCGACGGTTTTGACCGGTGCGCTGCTCGTGCTCGACTATATTTTCCTCGCGCCGAACGTTTACGGAACCTTTTTTCTCGGCAAGACCACCATCATCATTTACTGGTTCCTTGAGATCTTTTTTCTAAGCGGATCGAGGCTGGCCTATCGCTACTTCCGCTATTCGCGCACGCGTAACAAAGCGCGCGCGACGGATGCTGCGCCCGCCTTGCTGATCGGCCGCGCTGCCGATGCCGAGGTGTTTTTGCGCGGGATCGAAAGCGGGGCGGTGAAGCGGATGTGGCCGGTCGGCATTCTCTCTCCGGCCCTGTCGGATCGCGGACAGACGATCCGTGGTGTCCCTGTGTTGGGCGGTCTCGACGATCTCAGCAACGTCATCGACGACTTCAAGCATCGCCAGCGCTCTATCGAGCGGGTGGTGATGACCCCGTCCGCATTCGAGGACGAGGCTCAGCCTGAGTCGATCCTGATACGATCGCGCAAGCTCGGTCTTGCGGTGAGCCGGATTCCGACACTGGAAGAGAGTCGCGACATCCCGCAGCTCGCGCCGGTGGCGGTGGAAGATCTGCTGCTGCGGCCGAGCGTAAAGATCGACTATGCGCGCCTGGAAAGCTTTGTGCGCGGCAAGGCTGTGATCGTGACAGGCGGCGGCGGCTCCATCGGCTTCGAGATTTGCGACCGCGTTGTCACTTTCGGCGCGGCGCGGCTGCTGATCATCGAAAATTCGGAGCCGGCATTGCATGCGGCGCTGGAGAAGCTCGCTGCGAAAGTGACAAGCGCGGTGATCGAAGGCCGCATTGCCGATATACGCGATCGCAAGCGCATCCATCAACTGATGGAGGTCTTCAAGCCTGACGTCGTGTTCCACGCCGCAGCGCTGAAGCATGTGCCGATCCTGGAGCGCGACTGGGGCGAGGGGGTCAAGACCAACATCTTCGGCTCGGTGAATGTCGCGGATGCGGCGTTGACCTCGGGGGCCGAGGCCATGGTGATGATTTCGACGGACAAGGCGATCGAACCGGTTTCGATGCTCGGTCTCACCAAACGGTTCGCCGAAATGTATTGCCAGGCGCTCGATGGCGATGTTGCGGCGAGCGCTGTCGGCAAGCCACGCATGCGGCTGATCTCGGTACGTTTCGGCAACGTGTTGGCGTCGAACGGCTCGGTCGTTCCGAAGTTCAAGGCGCAGATCGAGGCCGGCGGCCCGGTGACCGTAACGCATCCGGATATGGTGCGCTACTTCATGACCATTCGCGAAGCCTGCGACCTGGTCGTGACAGCCGCGACGCATGCGAAGAACGCGCAGCATTCCGACGCATCGGTCTATGTGCTCAGCATGGGCCAGCCGGTGAAGATCGTCGATCTCGCCGACCGCATGATCCGGCTCTCCGGCCTGCAGCCCGGATACGACATCGACATCGTGTTCACCGGCGTGCGGCCGGGCGAGCGTATGCACGAAATCCTGTTCGCCGAGCAGGAGCCCACGGCGGAGATCGGCCTTGCCGGCATCATGGCTGCAAAGCCGAAGGAATTGCCGCTGGATGTGCTCAATGCATGGCTTGCCACGCTACGCACGGCGATCGACGCCAATCAGCATGACGTCGTGGTCGCAATCCTGAAGGACGCGGTGCCGGAATATCGCGTTCCGGCGGAATGA
- the waaF gene encoding lipopolysaccharide heptosyltransferase II, with the protein MTQNTPYPGVTVDAEDIRPILIVPYMWIGDFVRGHTVVRVLKQRWPNRPIDLLVTKLVAPLVDYMPGVRSGIVWDLPRGQLALAKQWELAALMRERNYGTALIMPRTWKSALAPALAGIPERIGFVGEVRFGLLNDWRWGEKKLTRMIDRKCALALPPGTELPAEWPVPDFRVPADEIARWRQANGLGTGPAVALGPGSVGSSKRWTYYPEAAKLLVERGYDVWVIGGPGEKDLANEIVAAAGPRARDLTTNDLRNGVIGMAAAQVAVANDSGLMHIAAAVGTPTVGIFGPTSPHLWGPLNPLAATVQTRTVVPCQPCHTPVCHQNNHACMRDIPAADVADIIQTIMAKAEAFGVSS; encoded by the coding sequence ATGACCCAAAATACCCCATATCCGGGCGTGACGGTGGATGCGGAGGATATCCGGCCGATCCTGATCGTGCCCTATATGTGGATCGGCGACTTCGTCCGCGGTCATACCGTGGTGCGGGTACTGAAACAGCGCTGGCCGAACCGGCCGATCGACCTCCTGGTGACCAAGCTGGTGGCCCCCTTGGTGGACTATATGCCCGGCGTGCGCTCCGGGATCGTCTGGGATCTGCCGCGCGGCCAGCTGGCGCTCGCAAAACAATGGGAACTCGCCGCGCTGATGCGCGAGCGTAACTACGGCACCGCCCTGATCATGCCGCGGACATGGAAATCCGCCCTCGCCCCGGCACTGGCGGGCATTCCGGAGCGCATCGGCTTCGTCGGCGAGGTTCGCTTTGGCCTGCTCAATGACTGGCGCTGGGGCGAAAAGAAGCTCACGCGCATGATCGACCGCAAATGCGCACTGGCGCTACCGCCGGGCACCGAATTGCCGGCCGAGTGGCCCGTTCCGGATTTTCGCGTTCCTGCCGATGAAATCGCCCGCTGGCGGCAGGCCAACGGGCTTGGTACCGGCCCGGCCGTGGCCCTCGGCCCCGGCTCGGTCGGCTCGTCCAAGCGCTGGACCTATTATCCCGAGGCGGCGAAGCTGCTGGTAGAGCGCGGTTATGACGTCTGGGTGATCGGCGGCCCCGGGGAGAAGGATCTTGCCAACGAGATTGTCGCCGCGGCCGGTCCACGGGCACGCGATCTCACCACGAACGATCTGCGTAACGGCGTGATCGGCATGGCCGCCGCCCAAGTCGCCGTCGCCAACGATTCCGGCCTGATGCACATCGCCGCCGCAGTGGGCACGCCGACCGTTGGCATTTTCGGCCCCACCAGCCCGCATCTGTGGGGCCCGCTCAATCCCCTCGCCGCCACCGTGCAGACCAGGACCGTCGTACCGTGCCAGCCCTGCCATACGCCGGTCTGCCACCAGAACAATCACGCCTGCATGCGCGACATCCCGGCAGCCGATGTCGCCGACATCATCCAGACTATCATGGCAAAAGCCGAAGCCTTCGGCGTGTCCTCATGA